CTGTTCCGGTTATTGCTACACCAATGACTGCCGGTATGGCACAGGTAAACTTACGGGCGGCCGGACTAAAGGGGGCCGATCTAAGAAGTGTAGACCCTGGAGAACAAGTGTCCCTGGGCGGTTTCAAGGTTGAATTAGTCACTGTTAGCCACACTTTGCCAGGGGCAGCAGCCGTGGTTGTCTCTACCCCGTGCGGAAGAGTAGTCCATACCGGAGATTTTCATTTTGACCAAACGCCCCCTAATGGTCATTTTACCGATATTCATCGCCTGGCTGAATTAGGTCGGCAGGGAGTGTTCTTACTGCTCTCCGATAGTAGTAATGCAGAAGTGGCAGGATATTCCCCGTCTGAACAGGAAACCGGCACCGCCATCCGCAATATACTTCAAGCAGCCAAAGGCCGAGTTATCATGGTCGGTTACGGAGCCAGCTTGTACCGACTTCAGCAGGTAATCAACACAGCAGCAGCGTTTGGACGACGCACCTATATTTCGTGGCCGGACGGTCGTGCGCTGCTGGATTTAGCTTCCGAGGTCGGTCATCTGTCCTTTGCCGCTTCAGCTCTGTTCGATCCTAAGGCCGATGAATTACCTCCACACGAGCAGGTAATTGTGGTTTCCGGATTTGACAGCCTTGAGAATACCGGCACTGCCAGTTACGGCTCAAAGCCAGTAGTATCGGTGCAAGCCAGTGACACAGTTGTTCTGGTGGCTCCACCTGGACCGGGAAGTGAGAAGACCATAGCACGTCACATTGACAATCTGTTCAAAGCCGGAGCGGACGTGTACCCAGAACTTACTTCCTGGCGTCACCCCTTTGGCCACGCTTGTCGAGAAGAGCTTAAGCTCATGCTGAATCTAATTCAGCCGCAGTTCTTCGTTCCGATTCACGGCGATTATCGCCAATTAGTGTGGCATGCCCGGATAGCACAGCAAGTGGGTCTGCCAGCTGACAATATTCTGGTGGTGGAAAACGGCATCAGTGTAGAATTTACGCCGTCTAAGGCTCGTCTCGCCGGACGGATTACGGCTGGTAAAGTGCTGGTGGATGGGCTAGGTGTAGGTGATGTTGGCAACATTGTTTTGCGCGACCGTAAGCAACTATCTCAGGACGGAATTATCATTGTGGTAGTCACCATGAACAAAGAAAAAGGTGTGGTGGTTGCTGGACCGGATATTGTGTCTAGGGGCTTTGTCTATGTTCGCGAAGCAGAAGGATTACTGGAAGAAGCCAAGGAAAAGGTGCGTCTGGCCCTGGACAAATGTCAGACCTCTCAATG
This sequence is a window from Bacillota bacterium. Protein-coding genes within it:
- a CDS encoding ribonuclease J, producing MGGALLTLDTNNKLTLIPLGGVGERGKNMLLLETERDIIAIDCGYMIPEEELLGIDLVIPDISYLLDNQEKVRGIILTHGHEGHIGALPYLLKQISVPVIATPMTAGMAQVNLRAAGLKGADLRSVDPGEQVSLGGFKVELVTVSHTLPGAAAVVVSTPCGRVVHTGDFHFDQTPPNGHFTDIHRLAELGRQGVFLLLSDSSNAEVAGYSPSEQETGTAIRNILQAAKGRVIMVGYGASLYRLQQVINTAAAFGRRTYISWPDGRALLDLASEVGHLSFAASALFDPKADELPPHEQVIVVSGFDSLENTGTASYGSKPVVSVQASDTVVLVAPPGPGSEKTIARHIDNLFKAGADVYPELTSWRHPFGHACREELKLMLNLIQPQFFVPIHGDYRQLVWHARIAQQVGLPADNILVVENGISVEFTPSKARLAGRITAGKVLVDGLGVGDVGNIVLRDRKQLSQDGIIIVVVTMNKEKGVVVAGPDIVSRGFVYVREAEGLLEEAKEKVRLALDKCQTSQWSIIKSQIRDVLGRFLFERTRRRPMILPIIMEI